The genomic region CTGGTCGTGCAGCTCCTTGGCCTCACCGTCGACGAACAGCTTCAGCCCGCCGAGCATCTGCACCTTCAGGCCGGTGGCGGTGATGATGACGTCGGCCTCCAGCTCCTGCCCGGACTCCAGCAGGATGCCGCGGGGCGTGAACCTGTCGACATGGTCGGTCACGACCGAGGCTGCTCCGCTGGCGAGGGCGTCGAACAGGTCGCCGTTCGGCACGGCGCAGAGCCGCTCGTCCCAGGGCATGTAGGTCGGCGAGAAGTGGCTCATGTCGACGTTGGGTCCGACCTTGCGACGAACCTGGGAGAGCAGGAACCGGCGCATCGTCCTGGGCCAACGTCGGCAGGCGAGGTAGAGCCCACGGTGCACGAGGATGTTGCGCTGACGAGAAATCGCGTACACCCAGGAGTCCGGCAGGAACCGGTTGAGGACGCCGGAGATGCTGTCGACAGCGGGCACCGACAGCACGTACGACGGCGATCGTTGGAGCATCGTGACGTGCTCGGCTGTGCCGGCCATCGAGGGGACCAGGGTCACCGCAGTGGCGCCACTGCCGATGACCACGACCTTCTTGCCGCTGTAGTCGAGGTCCTCGGGCCACCGTTGCGGGTGGACGACGAGCCCCTCGAACTCGCCGGCCCCGGGGAACGTCGGCTCGTGACCCCGGTCGAAGTCGTAGTAGCCCGTGCAGCTGACGAGGTAGCCGCACGTGTACGAGCGGGTCTCGCCGCTGGCCTCGTGCACTGCGGTCACGGTCCACTGTGACTGCGCGGTCGACCAGTCGGCGCGGACGACCTGCATCCCGAAGTGGATCTTCTCGTCGATGCCGTGCTCGGCCGCCGTGTCGGCGATGTACTGGCGAATGGATCCGCCGTCGGCAAGCACCTTGCGGTCGTTCCACGGGCGGAACTTGTAGCCGAAGGTCAGCATGTCGGAGTCGGAACGGATTCCGGGGTACTGGAAGAGGTCCCAGGTGCCTCCCAGTCGGTCACGCCGCTCGAGGATCGCCACCTCCTTGTCGGGGAACTGCCGGGCCAGCTGGCAGGCGGTGCCAATGCCCGAGAGGCCGGCTCCGATGATCAGGACGTCGAGGTGGGGGGTCGTGGACATGAGTTCAGCGTCGCCGCCACTGGACGAACAGGTCTTGACACGGCACGACATACTTTTGACAGTTGCGGACAGGAGGACCGATGTGGCAAGCCTCATCCGCGCGACCAACCTCTGGGGTTACGCCGAGGTCGTCCGCGAGCTCGGGGGCGATCCGGACGAGCTCTGCGCGAGGTTCCACCTTCCCGCGGGCGTGGCCCGAGAGCAGGAGGCGTTCGTGGCGTTCGACGCGTTCGTGCGGTGCCTGGAGGCCGCGGCCACCGAGCTCGCGTGTCCGGACTTCGGCCTGCGAGTCTCGAAGTGGCAGGGGCTGGACATCCTCGGACCCGTTGCAGTCATCGCCCGCAACGCCCCAACGGTGCACGATGGCCTGACGTCGGTCGCGCGCTACCTCTACGTCCATTCCCCAGCGCTCGAGCTGGCGATGCAGCCTCGCCCGGCCGGAGCGGGCCTGCGGTTCACCTACACCGTGCGGGAGTCGACGCTCACGCACCTTCGCCAGGGCTACGAGCTCAGCATGGCCAACGCGGCGCGCATCGTGCGCCTGCTGGGTGGCGCAGGTGCGGGCCCGAGCCTGGTGTCCTTCCTCCACCCGCGGCAGGGGCCGCAGGCCGCCTATGAAGAGGCCCTCGGATGTCCGGTGCGTTTCGAGCAGCCGTGGTGCGGTTTCGAGATCGGCGCCGACCTGGCGACCCGGTCGATCGACGGCTCCCACCCCGAGACCAGGCGCATGGCCACGATGTACCTCGAGTCGACCTACGCACCCGGTTCGGCCACCTGGAACCAGCGGGTCGCTGAGCTGGCGCGTCGACTGCTTCCCACCGGGAACTGCACGGCCACCGCGATCGCGGAACAGCTGGCCGTGCACCCGCGCACCCTGCAGCGGCTCCTGGCGGCCGAGGGGGATCGGTGTCAGGACGTCATCGAGCGCGTCAGGCGGGACCAGGCG from Aeromicrobium sp. Sec7.5 harbors:
- a CDS encoding flavin-containing monooxygenase, which codes for MSTTPHLDVLIIGAGLSGIGTACQLARQFPDKEVAILERRDRLGGTWDLFQYPGIRSDSDMLTFGYKFRPWNDRKVLADGGSIRQYIADTAAEHGIDEKIHFGMQVVRADWSTAQSQWTVTAVHEASGETRSYTCGYLVSCTGYYDFDRGHEPTFPGAGEFEGLVVHPQRWPEDLDYSGKKVVVIGSGATAVTLVPSMAGTAEHVTMLQRSPSYVLSVPAVDSISGVLNRFLPDSWVYAISRQRNILVHRGLYLACRRWPRTMRRFLLSQVRRKVGPNVDMSHFSPTYMPWDERLCAVPNGDLFDALASGAASVVTDHVDRFTPRGILLESGQELEADVIITATGLKVQMLGGLKLFVDGEAKELHDQLTYKGVLVEGVPNLAWIFGYTNAPWTLKSDIAGEYLCRLMQQMDDAGHTVATPRDEEGSRLDIGMLDQLQSGYVQRAKDTLPRQGSKEPWKVLMHYGRDCRMLVEEPIDDGLLHFESPATTLTTA
- a CDS encoding AraC family transcriptional regulator, with product MASLIRATNLWGYAEVVRELGGDPDELCARFHLPAGVAREQEAFVAFDAFVRCLEAAATELACPDFGLRVSKWQGLDILGPVAVIARNAPTVHDGLTSVARYLYVHSPALELAMQPRPAGAGLRFTYTVRESTLTHLRQGYELSMANAARIVRLLGGAGAGPSLVSFLHPRQGPQAAYEEALGCPVRFEQPWCGFEIGADLATRSIDGSHPETRRMATMYLESTYAPGSATWNQRVAELARRLLPTGNCTATAIAEQLAVHPRTLQRLLAAEGDRCQDVIERVRRDQAAAYLADPRLHLSQIAGLLGYSEQSTLNRSSRRWFGTTPRQYRAEVTRSAP